A segment of the Anaeromicrobium sediminis genome:
TAAAGACGGAGAAGAGGGAATAAAAAAATTTAATGAATATAAACCTGATATGGTAATTACAGATTTGAAGATGCCTAAACTAGACGGGATAGGAATGGCTAGTAAAATAAGAAAAGTTGATAATATATGCCCTATTATAGTTATAACAGCTCTATCAGATGTACAATCTATAATAAGTACTATAGATGTGGGAATAGATAAATATATAATAAAGCCTATAGATACAAAGGCATTAGTGGAAGCTATGGAGGCTATGGCTATAAAATTATATAAGCTAAAATCTAAAGAAAACATTATAAACGGATCAGTTCTCACAAAGGAAGAAAAAAAGGAAGTAGAAAAAAAGATAGAAAATACTATGGCAAAGTTCATTAAAGGGAGTACAGGTAAGGGACCTAAGAATGTGAAGACATTCATTCAAGGAGATATGATGACTATACAATTCTTTGAGACAAGGACCCTATATGAGAAGAATTTATTAAATAATGACGACAATACTAGAATAATTGATTATGCTAGAGAAGTATTTTTTAAAGAAAATAGGACCGTAATTGAAAATACAATAAAGGATATACTAAACCTACAAGTTGAGGTACAAGAAATTACTATTAACTCTAAATTAGATATAGATGAAATTAAAATTAGATTATATATATAGATTAATGGTAAATATAATTAATAAAGGGAATTAAAAACTATATATAGGAACAAGGGGTGATTAAATGGGAAAGGTAAAAATAACGGAAACTATTTTGAGAGATGCCCATCAATCTTTAATTGCTACAAGACTTAAAACGGAAGAAATGTTACCTATACTTGAAAAGTTGGACTCAGTGGGATATTATGCCTTAGAAATGTGGGGAGGAGCTACCTTTGATGCATCTTTACGATTTTTAAATGAGGATCCTTGGGAAAGACTTAGGACCATAAGGAAACATGTTAAAAAAACTAAATTACAAATGCTTTTAAGGGGACAAAATATACTTGGATATAAACACTATGCAGATGATGTGGTAGAGGAATTTGTTAAGAGGTCTATAAGTAATGGAATAGACATTATAAGAATATTTGACGCCCTAAACGACGTGAGAAATATTAGGGTAGCCTTAGAGACTACTAAAAGGGAAGGGGCCCATGCACAAGCTGCCATATCCTATACAATAAGTCCTGTACACACGGTTAAAACCTATATGGATTTAGCTAAAAGGATGGAATCCATGGGAGCTGACTCCATATGTATAAAAGACATGTCAGGATTACTCACTCCCTATTTGGCCTATGAATTAGTAGAGGGCCTTAAAAGTGTAGTAAATGTACCAATAGAACTACATTCCCATAGTACAAGTGGTTTAGCTAGTATGATGTATTTAAAGGGAGTAGAAGCAGGAGCTAATATTATAGATACGGCCATATCACCATTTTCATTAGGAACTAGTCAACCACCAACAGAATCTATTGTGTCAACCCTAGAGGGAACAAAGTATGATACGGGTCTAAATTTAAATGCTCTTAATGAGATAGCAGAGTATTTTGCACCAATAAGGGAAAAAGCCCTAGAGACAGGTCTTCTAAATCCTAAAGTTTTAGGTGTTAATATTAAAACTTTAACTTATCAGGTGCCAGGAGGTATGTTATCTAACCTTGTATCTCAACTAAAGGAACAAAATGCCCTAGATAAATTTGATGATGTATTAAAAGAAGTTCCTAGGGTTAGGGAAGACCTAGGGTACCCACCATTAGTAACCCCTACAAGCCAAATAGTAGGAACTCAATCTGTGTTAAATATATTAACTGGTGAAAGATATAAGATGATTCCAAAGGAAGTTAAGGAATATGTTAAAGGTATGTATGGAAAACCTACCGTACCAATTAAAGAAGAAATAATTAAAAAAATTATTGGAGATGAAAAAGTAATTACCACAAGACCAGCTGATTTAATAGATCCTCAATTAAAGTCCATAAGGGATGAAATGAAAGAGTACTTAGAACAAGAAGAAGACGTACTATCATATGCCTTATTCCCTCAAGTGGCAGAAAAATTCTTTAAATATAGAGAAGCGCAAAAATATAAAATAGATAGTGAATATGTAGATAAGAAAGAAAAGACTTCACCTGTATAAAAATATGCCCATACAAATTTGTATGGGCATATTTTTATATTTACAAAAGGTAGGTATTCTATCAAATACCCTTCCAAAAATTTGACACAGAGCCTTATCAAAAAAATCAATTTAAAACTTCAGCTAGTTCAAAAAGAACCCTATCTTTTACAGCAAAGCAGATTTTAAGTTTTTTATTTATAGATACCGGGGGGTATGCTACATAATCAAATTGTTTAATTGCTTCTTCTATACTATCTACTTGAATGGCTAAGTGCTTTTCTTTTTTAACTATCTCTGGCAAGGGTGAATCGGGCTCTGCCCAAACAAATTGAAGCTTAAATTCATGCTCGTCAGGATTTGTTACATATAATTTTATTTTTTCAACATAAGAATATGTTTTTTTTTCAATTTTGTTCTCTGTTGGGATACCTAAATGTAATAACTTCATAATAAAATTACCTCTTTTTTATATTTTTAGTCTTCTAACATAACATCTCCAAATAATTCTTCATCCGTTGGTACAACAGGAGTAAAATGTTTTGATACCCAAGTCGTATTGATTAAATGCTTCCAAGTAATGTTTTCAGAAACACTGTTTCCACCCCAAGATCCGCAGCCAAGACTTGTTGTAAATGGCATACCATTGAACCAGTTCCCTGTATTTGCAAGTGATTGACCTTGATTTACATTCATACGGCTTACCTTTGTTTTAAGTGCAAGCTGCATAATATGATCTTCATTGAATGAGTGAATACCGCAGGAGTGACCCATTCCTTGATATCTTGTTATTTCGTTTACTCTATTTACAGCTTCTTCAAAATCATTATATTTAAATATTGCTACTACTACAGAAAGTTTTTCTCCAGAGAATGGATGGTCTTTTCCAACACCATTTTCTTCAACCATGATGAATTTTCTGTCATTACCAATAGTAATAGCTGCTACATCTGCAATAGTTTGCGCAGATTGTGCGATGATTTTTGCATTTAAATGTCCGTCTACCCATACAGCATTTTGAAGTTTTTCTTTTTCTTTAGCATTCGTTAAATAACCGCCTTCTGCTTTAAGTGCTTCGATTAACTCATCATATATGCTTTCTTGAACAACCAATGAGTTTTCTGCAGAACAGCTTGTTGCAAAGTCAAAAGTTTTACTTAACATAATTTTGTGTGCAGCATCTTTGATATCAGCAGTTTCATCTACAACGATTACAGCATTACCAGCACCTACACCATAAGCTGGTGTACCAGATGAATAAGCAGATTTAACAAGTCCTGCTCCACCAGTTGCTAGAACCATATCACACTGCTTCATTAATTCATTACTAATATCCATAGTAGGTTCTTCCATTGCAATTACTAAATCTTCAGGAGCACCATATTTTTTTAGTGTTTCTCTCATTATGTTTGCAATAAAAGTATTTGTTTTCTTTGTACGAGGATGTGGAGATAATATAATGGCATTTCTTCCTTTTAATGCATGAGATACTTTAACAGTAGGTGTTGCCTCAGGATTTGTACAAGGAATTAAAGCACCAATAACCCCTACTGGTTTTGCAATTTTCATGATTTGTTTTTCTTCATCTACTTCAATTACGCCAACAGATTTTTTACCGATCATGTCGCGAAGGGCACCTTTTCCTTTTGCCATAAGTTTGTTGTATTTTCCTTCAAAGTTACCCATTCTAGATTCTTCTACAGCCAATTTAGATATTTCTTGTGCAGGACCATCCTTTACAATATTCCATACAACAGCAGCAACCAACTTATCCACTTGCTCCTGACTATAATCTTCAAGTACCTCTTGTGCTTTTCTGGCTCTTTCTACAAGTTCTGCTACATATGCTGCAGCATTTTGATTAGTTTCATTACTCATTCTAATTCCCCCTTATGTTATGTTAAAATTGAATCTATTAACGTAGTACAAGTAAATTATCTAATACTGAGTTGATAGGTTTAAAAAATTCCATAGATTATTATACTGGCATATCTATTTTTTTATTTTCCTGTAAAATAATTTGCTCTCTTGTTAAAGCGCCGTAATCACGGAAAATCCACTTAGCTCCGCCTATCAAGGCAATAATTGTAAATATTGCTATCGGAGTCGCTGTCAAAACAGCCAGAGATTGGAAGGCTGTCAATGAAGCACCGGCAAAAAGAAGACTACAAGGAATAACTGCTAACATAATAGCCCAAAATAGTTTAAACATTCTAGCAGGATGCTCTCCTTCGCACAGCCCTTTTGTTGTTGTAGCCGCTAAAGTGTAAGATGATGAATCAAGTGTTGTAGCCAAGAATACTATTGCGATTAATGCCCACACAAACAGAATAATCTTACCTAAAGGAAGCGTTAATACTAGATTTGTAATAGTTTGAGGTTGACCGTATTCAGCAAGAGAAGCAACAAGATCAAGTTCTCCGCCAAGCTGAAGGTCAAGAGTGTAACCGCCTATAGCTCCAAAATAAAGCATACATCCCGCACTTCCAGCAATTAGCATACCAAGCATTACTTGGCGCAGCGTTCTACCTCTAGAAATTCTTGTAGTAAATATCCACATCCATGGACCAAGAGCAAGCCACCAAGCCCAGTAAAATGACGTCCATCCTTCCGGGAAGCCTCCCTGATTAACAGGATCTGTCCACAAACTCATGCTAAGAAAATTATTACTCATAAATGCAATAGCATTAGTGAAAAGATTTATCTGGAAAAGGGTAGGTCCAACAGTAAGGAAGTATACAGCTAACGCGATTGCAGCATAAGCATTCCAGTCTGAAAGGTTTTTCATTCCTTTATCAAGACCTAACCATGAACTTGTCATAAATAACGCTGTAACGATTCCTATAAGAATCATACCCGTTGCTAATGTATCAGGAAGTCCGAAAAGGTTTGCAACATTATTTTGAATCATTGGGATACCTAGTACAAGGGTTGTACCGTGTCCTCCCAAAATGCCAAATACAACTATTATTTCGATAATCTTTCCAATTGGGCCTGATATTTTATCTCCCAACACGCCTTCGCAGGCTGCCGATAGAGATAGCCCTGGTTTTTTCAGGATATAAAATCTGTAGCAAAGCGGAATTGCACCAACGGCAAATAGTCCCCATGCAGTAAATGTCCAATGAAATATACCATATGTTCCTGCCAATTCATAGGCTTTTGCGCTAAAAGGTTCTGCTCCAAGAGGCGGACCAGATACATAATATAATGGCTCTACAACTGACCATAACATCATGCTTGATCCCATACCTGCACAAAACATCATTACAAGCCAGCTAAATGTATTAAATTCAGGCTTACCATTACCAAACCTAATATGCCCGTATTTCGAAAAAGAAAAGTATAAAAGATAAACAAGGCAGCCCAAACCTAACCACAAATAAAAAGGCGAGAGCACC
Coding sequences within it:
- a CDS encoding Na-translocating system protein MpsC family protein → MNKEENLLYNLKVLYVEDEDIIREELSRFIKRRVGKLQVAKDGEEGIKKFNEYKPDMVITDLKMPKLDGIGMASKIRKVDNICPIIVITALSDVQSIISTIDVGIDKYIIKPIDTKALVEAMEAMAIKLYKLKSKENIINGSVLTKEEKKEVEKKIENTMAKFIKGSTGKGPKNVKTFIQGDMMTIQFFETRTLYEKNLLNNDDNTRIIDYAREVFFKENRTVIENTIKDILNLQVEVQEITINSKLDIDEIKIRLYI
- a CDS encoding oxaloacetate decarboxylase subunit alpha, translating into MGKVKITETILRDAHQSLIATRLKTEEMLPILEKLDSVGYYALEMWGGATFDASLRFLNEDPWERLRTIRKHVKKTKLQMLLRGQNILGYKHYADDVVEEFVKRSISNGIDIIRIFDALNDVRNIRVALETTKREGAHAQAAISYTISPVHTVKTYMDLAKRMESMGADSICIKDMSGLLTPYLAYELVEGLKSVVNVPIELHSHSTSGLASMMYLKGVEAGANIIDTAISPFSLGTSQPPTESIVSTLEGTKYDTGLNLNALNEIAEYFAPIREKALETGLLNPKVLGVNIKTLTYQVPGGMLSNLVSQLKEQNALDKFDDVLKEVPRVREDLGYPPLVTPTSQIVGTQSVLNILTGERYKMIPKEVKEYVKGMYGKPTVPIKEEIIKKIIGDEKVITTRPADLIDPQLKSIRDEMKEYLEQEEDVLSYALFPQVAEKFFKYREAQKYKIDSEYVDKKEKTSPV
- a CDS encoding aldehyde dehydrogenase family protein; translation: MSNETNQNAAAYVAELVERARKAQEVLEDYSQEQVDKLVAAVVWNIVKDGPAQEISKLAVEESRMGNFEGKYNKLMAKGKGALRDMIGKKSVGVIEVDEEKQIMKIAKPVGVIGALIPCTNPEATPTVKVSHALKGRNAIILSPHPRTKKTNTFIANIMRETLKKYGAPEDLVIAMEEPTMDISNELMKQCDMVLATGGAGLVKSAYSSGTPAYGVGAGNAVIVVDETADIKDAAHKIMLSKTFDFATSCSAENSLVVQESIYDELIEALKAEGGYLTNAKEKEKLQNAVWVDGHLNAKIIAQSAQTIADVAAITIGNDRKFIMVEENGVGKDHPFSGEKLSVVVAIFKYNDFEEAVNRVNEITRYQGMGHSCGIHSFNEDHIMQLALKTKVSRMNVNQGQSLANTGNWFNGMPFTTSLGCGSWGGNSVSENITWKHLINTTWVSKHFTPVVPTDEELFGDVMLED
- a CDS encoding BCCT family transporter gives rise to the protein MYKTATAIRRSIDFVSVSISFLVVLLLGSWLIFKPDSAVETIGAVKASTVKVLSPFYLWLGLGCLVYLLYFSFSKYGHIRFGNGKPEFNTFSWLVMMFCAGMGSSMMLWSVVEPLYYVSGPPLGAEPFSAKAYELAGTYGIFHWTFTAWGLFAVGAIPLCYRFYILKKPGLSLSAACEGVLGDKISGPIGKIIEIIVVFGILGGHGTTLVLGIPMIQNNVANLFGLPDTLATGMILIGIVTALFMTSSWLGLDKGMKNLSDWNAYAAIALAVYFLTVGPTLFQINLFTNAIAFMSNNFLSMSLWTDPVNQGGFPEGWTSFYWAWWLALGPWMWIFTTRISRGRTLRQVMLGMLIAGSAGCMLYFGAIGGYTLDLQLGGELDLVASLAEYGQPQTITNLVLTLPLGKIILFVWALIAIVFLATTLDSSSYTLAATTTKGLCEGEHPARMFKLFWAIMLAVIPCSLLFAGASLTAFQSLAVLTATPIAIFTIIALIGGAKWIFRDYGALTREQIILQENKKIDMPV